The sequence below is a genomic window from Candidatus Methanoplasma termitum.
CGTTAGCTGCATCTTTGCGGATATCGTCTCTTGAAAGATTCAGTATTCCCTTTGAGTCGCACATAGAGAGTTTTTTCGGGTTGAACCCTGTCGCAAGCAGGAGCCTCGATATCGCAATGGCTGCCGCTCCCGCACCGACAACGCACAGGTTGGACTCGTTGAATTTCTTCCCCACGAGTTTCATTGCGTTTATGGCGGCGGCGACCGTAACGCATGCAGTTCCCTGCTGGTCGTCGTGCCATACCGGGATCTTACAGTCCCTTCTGAGCTCGTCAAGAATATCGAAACATTTCGGGTTAGAGATATCCTCAAGGTTTATACCTCCGAAGGACGGGGCTATCAGCCTTACTGTGTCAATGATCTTTTGCGGGTCTTTGGTGTCAAGACATATCGGCACGCTGTCCACGCCGCCGAGATACTTGAAAAGCATTGATTTTCCTTCCATGACTGGCATTGCGGCCTCCGGCCCTATGTCGCCCAGTCCTAAAACACGCGTTCCGTCCGAAACTACTGCAACAGTGTTCCATTTGCATGTGTGCTCGTACACCAGGTCGGGTTCCTTTGCGATGGCCTTACACGGCTCTGCTACACCTGGAGAATACCAGATCGCAAAGTCATTGAAGGATCTCACGCACGCTTTCGATGTTATCTCGATCTTTCCCCCATAGTACTTGTGTAGGATCATTGCGTCCTGCCCGGGCTTCTTCGCCTTCTCAAGACGCTCTTCTACCGTTATTTCTTCGTCGTTACTCATGCATTTCTCTCCTTTTTTCTACGAGAATCGTAATATGCCTTCGATTTGCAGACAAATTGCCGACACCTGATTACGCTAATCATATATATACCTAATTTACAATCCCCCCTCCTACATGACAAAGGACATCAGGATCACATTGGTAGACGGGTACATAGACGACCCCGCCGCGTTAGGTGTCCCTCCGTACATATCCCCTATGATAAGGGCCATTGCCGGAGCGTCTGTGGATGCGGGTGCAACGGTCGAATATGTTTCGATAGATATGATAAGGAATGGGCGGAAGATCCCCGGCGCAGACGTGAGCGTTGTGCTCTCGGGGAACACTGTGCCAGGCAAGTATATTCGATCCATGCCGATGTCAACGAAAGAACTGATCTCCATAACGCCGAAGCTCAAAGGCTGGAAGCTCATCGGCGGTTCCGCCGCATCTTCTCCTGCGGCCGAAGGTTTTGATTTTTCGATCAAAACGGATCTTGCAGCCTCTCTGTATGACGGCATTATCGGCAAGGAGGTCGGTGAAAGATATCGTACGCTTGACGAATGGAACAGGTGGATGGTCCTCGGCGCAGATTTAGTGAGCCAGCATCAGGATTTTCCGCATCCTTTGGTTGCGGAGATAGAAACGTACAGAGGCTGCCACAGATACAAAAACGGCGGGTGCTCATACTGCATCGAGCCGTTGAAAGGAAAGCCGCTCATGCGCTCCCCCAAGGATATTATCGCAGAAGCAGAGAGACTTGTGTCCGTCGGTGTGAGGAACGTAAGGATCGGGGGGCAGACCTGCATCATATCTTACGGGTCGACGGATGATTCGGATATTCCGACCCCGAACCCACACGCGATACAAGAACTGTTCACCGCTTTGAATGCCCTTGATCTTAACGTCCTTCATGTGGATAATGCTAACCCGGCCGTCATAGCGTCGCACCCTGATGAATCACGAAAGGTCATAGGGACATTGGTAGAATGCTGCACATCAGGCAATGTACTGGCACTGGGCCTTGAATCGGCGGATCCCATAGTTTTCAGAGAGAACAACCTCAACTGCACCTCGGAACAGCTCATCGAATCAGTAAGGATCATCAACGAACTCGGCAGAGAACGCGGGCCGACCGGTCTGCCTAAACTTCTGCCCGGCATCAACATCATCTGCGGCCTCGACGGAGAGACGGCTGGCACATACGCAATGGATCTGAACCTTCTTAAAAAGATACTTGAGGAGGATCTGCTGATAAGACGTATCAACATACGCCAGGTCATGCCGCTCAGAAGGGATTTTCACACTAAGGTCGATAAGAATTCTTTCAAGAAGTTCAAGGAAGCGGTAAGGGAGGAAATCGACCGGGAAATGCTCAGAAGGGTCATACCCGAAGGTAATGTCCTCAAGGATGTTTACATGGAGATCCATGATGGGAACACAACCTTCGGAAGACAGGTCGGCACATACCCGGTGTTGGTTGGGATACCGTACAAAGTTGAGTTGGGATCGTCTCATGATGTTGTTATAATCGATTGGGGCTTCAGATCCGTTACCGGGATAACCACGCCCTTCAACATCAACACGATGCCAATGTCTGCGATAGAGGGGCTCCCGGGA
It includes:
- a CDS encoding NAD(P)-dependent malic enzyme, whose protein sequence is MSNDEEITVEERLEKAKKPGQDAMILHKYYGGKIEITSKACVRSFNDFAIWYSPGVAEPCKAIAKEPDLVYEHTCKWNTVAVVSDGTRVLGLGDIGPEAAMPVMEGKSMLFKYLGGVDSVPICLDTKDPQKIIDTVRLIAPSFGGINLEDISNPKCFDILDELRRDCKIPVWHDDQQGTACVTVAAAINAMKLVGKKFNESNLCVVGAGAAAIAISRLLLATGFNPKKLSMCDSKGILNLSRDDIRKDAANGKFKQKWEICEKTNGAGKTGGIKEAMKGADIVVAASAPGPGTIPAEWIKGMADDPVVFATANPIPEMWPWEAKEYGVKIFATGRSDFPNQVNNSMGFPAIFRGTLDVRAKTITDEMCIAAAEELAKCAEEKGIHEEYIIPKMSEIEPFPREAVAVALKAQQQGVARLKLSRQELFERADFMIRRSREMTDKLMKEGFIADAELAFNSAGAPAPAPKKRSKK
- a CDS encoding radical SAM protein: MTKDIRITLVDGYIDDPAALGVPPYISPMIRAIAGASVDAGATVEYVSIDMIRNGRKIPGADVSVVLSGNTVPGKYIRSMPMSTKELISITPKLKGWKLIGGSAASSPAAEGFDFSIKTDLAASLYDGIIGKEVGERYRTLDEWNRWMVLGADLVSQHQDFPHPLVAEIETYRGCHRYKNGGCSYCIEPLKGKPLMRSPKDIIAEAERLVSVGVRNVRIGGQTCIISYGSTDDSDIPTPNPHAIQELFTALNALDLNVLHVDNANPAVIASHPDESRKVIGTLVECCTSGNVLALGLESADPIVFRENNLNCTSEQLIESVRIINELGRERGPTGLPKLLPGINIICGLDGETAGTYAMDLNLLKKILEEDLLIRRINIRQVMPLRRDFHTKVDKNSFKKFKEAVREEIDREMLRRVIPEGNVLKDVYMEIHDGNTTFGRQVGTYPVLVGIPYKVELGSSHDVVIIDWGFRSVTGITTPFNINTMPMSAIEGLPGIGKKRAARIVVGRPYHSMDELEEAIGDPIVSESLGRVIEISFKYTC